A window from Gemmatimonadales bacterium encodes these proteins:
- a CDS encoding DNA-3-methyladenine glycosylase: protein MSLEPLPQEFYGQSARQLARDLLGRLVVSTIGGARCVARIVETEAYLGPHDPASHAALWRRTARTEVMYGEPGALYVYFTYGIHWCANVVAEREGFPGAVLLRAVEPLEGVETMRRRRGGVADRLISAGPARLAQALGISGKHNGHRLDAAPLWIAAGTPVPRRAQLAGPRVGISQAVDWKLRFWLRDSPYLSQTPKRSSSG, encoded by the coding sequence GTGAGCCTGGAGCCGCTCCCGCAGGAGTTCTACGGGCAGAGCGCCAGGCAGCTCGCGCGCGACCTGCTGGGGCGGCTCGTCGTTTCCACCATCGGCGGGGCGCGGTGTGTCGCACGCATCGTCGAGACGGAAGCCTACCTCGGCCCGCATGACCCGGCGAGCCACGCGGCGCTCTGGCGGCGCACCGCACGCACCGAGGTCATGTACGGCGAGCCCGGCGCGTTGTACGTCTACTTCACCTACGGCATACACTGGTGCGCCAACGTCGTGGCCGAGCGCGAGGGATTCCCCGGCGCGGTGTTGCTGCGGGCGGTGGAGCCCCTCGAAGGCGTGGAGACGATGCGCCGCCGCCGTGGCGGCGTCGCTGACCGGCTCATCAGCGCCGGCCCCGCGCGACTGGCCCAGGCGCTCGGCATCAGCGGGAAGCACAACGGACATCGCCTCGACGCGGCGCCCCTCTGGATCGCTGCGGGCACGCCGGTTCCACGCCGGGCGCAACTTGCCGGCCCCCGCGTGGGTATCAGTCAGGCCGTGGACTGGAAGCTGCGGTTCTGGCTCCGGGACAGTCCGTATCTCAGCCAGACACCCAAGAGGAGTTCATCCGGATGA